A region from the Vicia villosa cultivar HV-30 ecotype Madison, WI linkage group LG3, Vvil1.0, whole genome shotgun sequence genome encodes:
- the LOC131661721 gene encoding AUGMIN subunit 1-like → MADQEPSVSTEASGITEVKEWLAKTFEVAGKPVPEFQYTPRSVSHLHHLSTLSKAKDEAARLVARDYRLKAAEYRSQAARIREILENVGLAQESLPSSVVASAQVLSNVSNLLNIRDTELSSFLVAMGDISLRKTGVEEKRAKVQKESKFLLDYTRKALSRLTYLKRTQSQLAAEQPLCQAQMENWSTNLQVMAAKERQYMQQSANYKTVLNHTGYTPEVSHSVLVEMAEHRKELERKTKPILDTLRSYQDLPPDKALAALAIEDKKRQFDAAEKHLDDVLQTALLNSE, encoded by the exons ATGGCCGATCAAGAGCCATCAGTATCCACGGAAGCATCCGGCATCACCGAAGTCAAAGAATGGCTAGCCAAAACCTTCGAAGTCGCCGGCAAACCCGTTCCGGAATTCCAATACACTCCACGCAGTGTCTCTCACTTGCACCATCTCTCTACACTATCCAAAGCCAAAGACGAAGCCGCTCGACTCGTCGCGCGCGATTATCGCCTCAAAGCCGCCGAATATAGATCCCAAG CTGCAAGGATTAGAGAAATTCTGGAGAATGTAGGTTTGGCTCAGGAGAGTTTACCGTCCAGTGTGGTTGCGTCCGCGCAGGTTCTGTCGAATGTTTCTAATTTGTTGAATATCAGAGATACTGAACTTAGTAG ttttCTTGTGGCAATGGGTGATATTTCCCTGAGGAAGACTGGTGTGGAGGAAAAAAGGGCTAAAGTGCAGAAAGAGTCGAAGTTTCTTCTTGATTATACTAGAAAAGCTTTATCCAGGCTAACTTATTTGAAAAG AACACAATCCCAATTGGCCGCCGAACAACCTCTGTGTCAGGCTCAGATGGAAAATTGGAGCACAAACTTGCAAGTTATGGCTGCAAAAGAAAGGCAGTACATGCAACAATCAGCCAACTATAAG ACGGTGCTCAACCATACAGGCTATACCCCAGAGGTTAGCCACAGTGTTTTGGTTGAAATGGCTGAGCATAGGAAGGAGCTGGAAAGGAAAACTAAGCCCATCCTTGACACTCTTAGGAGTTATCAAGATTTGCCTCCG GATAAAGCTCTGGCTGCATTAGCAATTGAAGATAAAAAAAGGCAGTTTGATGCTGCTGAGAAACATCTGGATGATGTATTGCAAACAGCTCTTTTAAATTCAGAGTGA
- the LOC131661722 gene encoding non-specific lipid transfer protein GPI-anchored 11-like translates to MATTPLVLLAIASLLLASLPYHGVSAATPTPTAESPVPETVGAPSPAGTADDGCLAALTNMSDCLTFVQDGSKLKKPDKGCCPELATLVDNNPICLCQLLGNSDSIGIKINLNKALKLPSLCRVTTPPVSTCSAVGVPVSLPGPSSQDSMPPNMAMTPKGSAPSPSNSADSSAGGVLSPSESKKGASSIVAPAMTFIFAMSTLSFSIFF, encoded by the exons ATGGCCACTACACCATTAGTACTACTAGCAATTGCTTCTTTACTCCTTGCATCACTACCATATCATGGAGTATCTGCTGCTACTCCTACTCCTACTGCTGAATCTCCGGTACCAGAGACCGTCGGAGCTCCATCGCCTGCTGGTACAGCAGACGATGGATGTTTGGCGGCTCTAACAAACATGTCAGATTGTTTAACATTTGTGCAAGATGGGAGTAAGTTGAAAAAGCCGGATAAAGGGTGCTGTCCTGAATTAGCAACGTTGGTTGATAATAACCCTATTTGTTTGTGTCAGCTTTTGGGAAACTCTGATTCTATTGGGATTAAGATTAATCTTAATAAAGCTCTTAAGCTTCCTTCTCTTTGTCGTGTTACTACTCCTCCTGTTAGTACCTGCTCAG CTGTTGGAGTTCCTGTATCTTTGCCTGGGccatcaagtcaagattctatgCCACCAA atATGGCAATGACACCAAAAGGATCAGCTCCTAGTCCTTCAAATTCAGCTGATAGTTCAg CTGGTGGTGTTCTAAGTCCTTCTGAAAGCAAAAAGGGAGCCTCAAGCATTGTTGCCCCTGCCATGACATTCATTTTTGCAATGTCCACTCTTTCTTTCTCCATATTCTTCTGA